Proteins from a genomic interval of Microbacterium abyssi:
- a CDS encoding histone-like nucleoid-structuring protein Lsr2 has translation MARRIVHQLVDDIDGTILGIGEGETVHFSLNSTAYEIDLTTENADAFRKALEPYIAGARRASASPGRSASSRKRSAASPETAAIREWANENGHKVSERGRIPATVIEAYRAAH, from the coding sequence ATGGCCCGACGCATTGTGCACCAGTTGGTTGACGACATCGATGGAACGATTCTCGGAATCGGTGAGGGTGAGACCGTTCACTTCTCGCTGAACAGCACCGCTTATGAGATCGACCTGACCACCGAGAATGCGGATGCATTCCGTAAGGCTCTCGAGCCTTACATCGCAGGGGCCCGACGCGCCTCGGCGTCGCCTGGCCGCAGCGCCTCCTCGCGAAAGCGCTCCGCCGCTTCTCCCGAGACCGCGGCGATCCGCGAATGGGCGAATGAGAATGGGCACAAGGTGTCCGAACGCGGTCGCATTCCGGCGACGGTCATCGAGGCTTATCGCGCCGCGCACTGA
- a CDS encoding MarR family winged helix-turn-helix transcriptional regulator, which translates to MPELPSDPEPLDAGAQQPFSSGSAIYDVDVSDPDGELIDRGSLSPADVRQISALMRALGGLRDAEQKLSAASLRYMKLNQTDMRALHFLIACENSGAVATPGAIAAHLGISTASTTKLLDRLERGGHITRSPHPSDRRALAIAITPTTRRSAIETVGRQHARRFTAAARLSPAEREIVTRFLADMTTEIALGDEPWAISAEE; encoded by the coding sequence ATGCCCGAACTCCCCTCGGATCCTGAGCCCCTTGACGCGGGCGCTCAGCAACCGTTCTCGTCCGGATCCGCGATCTATGACGTGGACGTCAGCGATCCCGACGGCGAGCTCATCGACCGCGGTTCGCTGTCGCCCGCGGACGTCCGGCAGATCAGCGCGCTGATGCGCGCGCTGGGAGGGCTGCGGGATGCCGAGCAGAAGCTCTCGGCGGCATCGCTGCGCTACATGAAGCTCAATCAGACCGACATGCGCGCGCTGCACTTCCTCATCGCGTGCGAGAACAGCGGAGCGGTCGCGACTCCTGGCGCGATAGCCGCCCACCTCGGCATCTCCACGGCATCCACGACCAAGCTCCTGGATCGTCTCGAGCGTGGAGGCCACATCACGCGATCCCCGCATCCATCGGACCGCCGGGCGCTCGCGATCGCCATCACGCCGACGACGCGGCGGTCGGCGATAGAGACGGTCGGACGTCAGCACGCCCGCAGGTTCACCGCGGCGGCCCGGCTGTCGCCGGCAGAGCGCGAGATCGTCACCCGGTTCCTCGCCGACATGACGACGGAGATCGCCCTCGGCGATGAACCGTGGGCGATCTCCGCAGAAGAGTGA
- a CDS encoding LuxR C-terminal-related transcriptional regulator: protein MRELAQRTRFPVAFGGLFEDGAVSVTSILGARTRSIEGLKVRPDRGLGGRAMTELRPRMTSDYGTSQHITHDYDGFILGEGLRTLLALPIVVDGRPRGVIYAGAWQESPVGGVTTAPAMTVADTIASELRIRDEVDRRVRALAPQAQAVSPVDREELRESFAELRSISAEISDAQLRTRLAQIEKRLLAFAGEDSQPRTGSVTRPIPTVRLSPRETDVLACAALGSTNAEIAAQLGLREGTVKAYLGTAMSKLDASTRHAAVARARRAGILP from the coding sequence GTGCGCGAGTTGGCTCAGCGCACCCGCTTTCCGGTGGCGTTCGGCGGCCTGTTCGAGGACGGGGCCGTCTCGGTGACCAGCATCCTGGGTGCGCGTACCCGCAGCATCGAGGGCCTCAAGGTCCGTCCCGATCGCGGCCTGGGAGGCCGTGCGATGACCGAGTTGCGGCCCCGTATGACGAGCGATTACGGCACCTCGCAGCACATCACGCACGACTACGACGGGTTCATCCTCGGAGAGGGGCTGCGCACCCTGCTGGCGCTGCCGATCGTCGTCGACGGTCGCCCCCGGGGCGTGATCTACGCCGGCGCATGGCAGGAGTCTCCGGTCGGAGGGGTGACGACCGCACCGGCGATGACCGTCGCAGACACCATCGCATCCGAGTTGCGGATCCGTGACGAGGTCGACCGCCGCGTGCGCGCCCTGGCGCCGCAGGCGCAAGCGGTCTCACCGGTCGATCGCGAGGAGCTGCGGGAGAGCTTCGCCGAACTGCGCAGCATCTCCGCCGAGATCTCCGACGCACAGCTGCGGACCCGCCTGGCGCAGATCGAGAAGCGGCTTCTCGCATTCGCCGGGGAGGATTCTCAGCCCAGAACGGGTTCGGTCACGCGCCCGATTCCCACGGTGCGCCTTTCCCCTCGCGAGACCGATGTGCTGGCGTGTGCGGCACTCGGCAGCACGAACGCCGAGATAGCCGCTCAGCTGGGTCTGCGCGAGGGCACTGTGAAGGCCTATCTCGGAACTGCCATGTCGAAACTCGATGCCTCCACCAGGCACGCGGCGGTCGCACGGGCCCGGCGAGCGGGAATTCTTCCCTGA